A stretch of Candidatus Sphingomonas phytovorans DNA encodes these proteins:
- the rhaT gene encoding L-rhamnose/proton symporter RhaT: MNANPLLGVLFHWLGGLSSASFYVPYRSVKRWSWEIYWLTGGIFSWLLAPWFFASIQTSDLLGVLGAAPLPVIVWPIVFGMLWGFGGLTYGLTMRYLGLSLGMAVVLGLCTVFGTLIPPLFQGDFAAKLLDTPSGNIILLGLVITMAGIIVVAMAGARKDAALSPEQKAAAVAEFDFRKGIAVAVFSGIMSSCFAFGLAAGEPIKALSAAAGTGPLWTGLPILCLVMFGGLITNAIWCAWLIVKNRSAGQWVGGGAAAGAPLLANFLLCAVAGTAWYFQFFFYTMGESQMGRFGFSSWTLHMASIIIFGTLWGFAFREWKDAAPRVRATVWSGVGLLVLATIVIGYGNSIAL, encoded by the coding sequence ATGAACGCGAATCCGCTGCTCGGCGTGCTCTTCCACTGGCTGGGCGGTCTCTCCTCCGCCAGCTTCTATGTCCCCTATCGCTCGGTGAAGCGCTGGTCGTGGGAGATCTACTGGCTGACAGGCGGCATCTTCTCCTGGCTGCTAGCGCCGTGGTTCTTCGCCAGCATCCAGACCAGCGACCTGCTCGGCGTGCTGGGCGCCGCGCCCCTGCCGGTAATCGTCTGGCCGATCGTCTTCGGCATGCTCTGGGGCTTTGGCGGCCTGACCTACGGCCTCACCATGCGCTATCTCGGCCTGTCGCTTGGCATGGCGGTGGTGCTGGGGCTGTGCACCGTGTTCGGCACCCTTATTCCGCCGCTGTTCCAGGGCGATTTCGCCGCCAAGCTGCTCGACACGCCAAGCGGCAACATCATTCTGCTCGGCCTGGTTATCACCATGGCCGGGATCATCGTCGTTGCCATGGCCGGCGCGCGCAAGGATGCGGCACTCTCCCCCGAGCAGAAGGCAGCGGCGGTCGCCGAGTTCGATTTCCGCAAGGGCATCGCCGTCGCTGTCTTCTCCGGCATCATGTCGTCCTGCTTCGCCTTCGGCCTTGCCGCGGGCGAGCCGATCAAGGCGCTGTCGGCGGCGGCCGGCACTGGCCCGCTCTGGACCGGCCTGCCCATCCTCTGCCTCGTCATGTTCGGCGGCCTCATCACCAATGCCATCTGGTGCGCCTGGCTGATCGTGAAGAACCGCAGCGCCGGCCAGTGGGTCGGCGGCGGCGCGGCGGCCGGCGCCCCCCTGCTCGCCAATTTCCTGCTCTGCGCGGTCGCCGGCACCGCCTGGTATTTCCAGTTCTTCTTCTACACGATGGGCGAAAGCCAGATGGGGCGCTTCGGCTTCTCCTCCTGGACGCTGCACATGGCGTCGATTATCATCTTCGGCACGCTCTGGGGCTTCGCCTTCCGCGAATGGAAGGATGCCGCGCCGCGGGTCCGCGCCACGGTGTGGAGCGGCGTCGGGCTGCTGGTGCTCGCCACTATCGTCATCGGCTATGGCAACAGCATCGCGCTATGA